One stretch of Lucilia cuprina isolate Lc7/37 chromosome 6, ASM2204524v1, whole genome shotgun sequence DNA includes these proteins:
- the LOC111689580 gene encoding chymotrypsin inhibitor-like — protein MAKLFQNIFIVFVVVVAFVAATQAEDCGENKEFNTCGSACPDRCGESGMRACTMQCVVGCQCKRGYMLNSKDECVLPEDC, from the exons atggcaaaattattccaaaatattttcattgtgTTTGTCGTTGTTGTCGCATTTGTAGCAGCCACACAGG CCGAAGATTGTGGAGAAAACAAAGAGTTTAATACATGTGGCTCTGCCTGCCCCGATAGATGTGGTGAATCTGGTATGAGAGCCTGCACCATGCAGTGTGTTGTTGGTTGCCAGTGCAAACGCGGTTATATGCTCAATTCCAAAGACGAATGTGTTCTTCCAGAAGATTGTtaa
- the LOC124420826 gene encoding chymotrypsin inhibitor-like has protein sequence MAKLFQNIFFVLVVVLAFVAATQAEDCGKNEEFNTCGSACPDRCGESGMRACSMQCVVGCQCKRGYMLNSKDECVLPEDC, from the exons atggcaaaattgttccaaaatattttctttgtgttAGTCGTTGTTCTTGCTTTTGTAGCAGCCACGCAGG cCGAAGATTGTGGCAAAAATGAAGAGTTTAACACATGTGGCTCTGCCTGCCCTGATAGATGTGGTGAATCTGGTATGAGAGCCTGCTCCATGCAGTGTGTTGTTGGTTGCCAGTGCAAACGAGGTTATATGCTCAACTCCAAAGACGAATGTGTTCTTCCAGAAGATTGTTAA
- the LOC124420825 gene encoding chymotrypsin inhibitor-like has protein sequence MAKLFQQIFLVFAIILAFAATIQAQGKQCPPNQEWKTCGTACPARCGEPAPKFCTYQCIVGCQCKDGYMLKSNGDCVAQRDC, from the exons ATGGCcaaattatttcaacaaattttcttagtTTTCGCTATTATTTTAGCTTTTGCTGCTACCATACAAGCTCAAG GCAAACAATGTCCTCCCAATCAAGAATGGAAAACCTGTGGTACTGCTTGCCCTGCTAGATGCGGTGAACCAGCTCCCAAATTCTGTACTTATCAATGTATTGTTGGTTGCCAGTGCAAGGATGGTTATATGCTTAAATCAAATGGTGATTGTGTGGCCCAAAGAGATTgttaa
- the LOC124420827 gene encoding chymotrypsin inhibitor-like encodes MLQFTKLILLLLSFIFLAFAQESCPPNQEYSTCISTCPPTCSNPNPRSCHFWCRSGCKCIKGFILNDNGDCVKPSDC; translated from the exons ATGTTACAATTCACCAAACTCATACTTTTACTATTAAGCTTTATATTTCTAGCTTTTGCTCAAGAAT cttgtcccccaaatcaagaatattcGACATGCATCTCCACTTGTCCGCCAACTTGTAGTAATCCAAATCCTAGAAGTTGTCATTTTTGGTGTAGATCGGGTTGTAAATGTATcaaaggttttattttaaacgatAATGGTGATTGTGTGAAACCAAGTGattgttaa
- the LOC111689582 gene encoding chymotrypsin inhibitor-like → MFKSQQIILLFTVIILSVTIQANAQCGKNQEYTDCGSSCPLKCNDNSLQICSLKCVVGCQCKPGYFLKNNIECVLPQEC, encoded by the exons atgtttaaatctcAACAAATAATCCTTTTATTTACTGTAATCATATTATCAGTGACTATTCAAGCTAATG CACAATGTGGTAAAAATCAAGAGTATACCGACTGTGGATCATCTTGTCCACTTAAGTGTAATGATAATTCCTTACAGATCTGCTCTTTAAAGTGTGTTGTAGGCTGCCAATGTAAACCAGgatatttccttaaaaacaacattgagtGTGTGCTACCGCAGgaatgttaa